The DNA sequence ACCTCGTGCGCGAGGCCGTGGGCGATGGCCGGGTTGATGGTCAGCTTGGCCATGTAGCGCAGCACGCGCTCGTTGTCGTCGCCGCTCTCCGCCGTGCCGTAGGAGCCCTCGCCGTCCAGCGGGCCGAGCTCGGCCTTCATCTTCCCGGCCATGGCGAAGGTGCGGCGTACGGTCTCGCCCGCGCGGCCCATTCCCTGGGCGTCGGAGGAGGTGATCCCGATGACCCCGAGGTCGTGCAGGAGGTCCTCGGCCCCCATCGTCCCGGCGCGGATCCGGTCGCGGGCCATGGCGGCGTCGCCGGGCAGGTCGACCTTCAGGTCGTGAGCCGAGACGATCATGCCGAAGTGTTCGCCCAGCGCGTCCCGGCCGAAGGGCAGGGTCGGGTTCGTGGAGGAGCCGATGACGTTCTCCACGCCGGCCATCTTCAGGACGTTGGGGACGTGGCCGCCGCCGCAGCCCTCGATGTGGAAGGCGTGGATGGTCCGGCCGTCCAGCACCCGCAGGGTGTCCTCGACGGAGAGGCACTCGTTCAATCCGTCGGTGTGCAGGGCGACTTGTACGTCGTGCTCCTCCGCGACGCGCAGGGCGGTGTCCAGGGCGCGGGTGTGCGCGCCCATGTCCTCGTGGACCTTGAACCCGGAGGCCCCGCCTTCGGCCAGGGCCTCGATCAGCGGGGCCGGGTCCGAGGAGGAACCGCGGGCCAGGAAGCCGATGTTGACGGGCCAGGCGTCGAAGGCGTTGAAGGCGTGCTTCAGCGCCCAGGGCGAGTTGACCCCGACCGCCCACACCGGGCCGAACTCCTGGCCGATGATCGTGGTGACCCCGGACGCCAGGGACGCCTCCATGATCCGGGGGGAGAGCAGGTGGACGTGGGTGTCGACGGCGCCTGCCGTGACGATCATGCCCTCGCCGGAGACGATGGTCGTCCCCGTGCCGACCACGACCTCGACCCCGTCGAGGGTGTCGGGGTTGCCGGCCCTGCCTATGGCGTGGATGCGGCCTTCGCGGATGCCGATGCTGGTCTTGCGGATGCCGAGGACGGCGTCGATGACCAGGGCGTTGCTGATGACGATGTCGCAGGTGTCGCGGACGGCGGCGGCCTTCAGGTGCAGCCCGTCGCGGGCCGTCTTGCCGAAGCCGGCCAGGAACTCGTCCCCGGGCTTCTGCGAGTCGGACTCGACGCGGACGATGAGCCCGGAGTCGCCGAGCCGGATCCGGTCGCCCGCCCGGGGGCCGTGGACGGCCATGTAGTCGTGCGGGTCGGTGCTGTCCGCCGGGGCGGCGCCCGGGCGGCCGTGGCAGCCCGCGGAGTCGAAGACGCTGCCGCTCATGCCTGCTCCTGTCCTTGTGCCTGTTCTTTGTGCGAAGTCGCGCTGTCCTGGTACGAGGTGAGGTATCCCGTGGCCCGGGCCTTGGCCAGGGCGGCCTCGCGCGCGCCGGGCGCGTCCAGGGGGCCGTCGACGAGACCGGCGAAACCGATGGCGACGCGCGCCCCGCCGATGGGCAGCAGCTCCACCATGACGGTGGCTCCGACGTCGAAGCGGACCGAGGAGCCCGCCGGTACGGCGAGCCGGGTGCCGTAGGCGGCGGCGCGGTCGAAGGCGAGGCGCGGGTTCGACTCGAAGAAGTGGAAGTGCGAGGTGACGCTGATGGGCACGCTCGACGTGTTCCGCACGGCCAGCCGCACCGTCGGCGCGGCGGGCCCGTAACCCTCTCCGTCACCGGGCAGACCGGCGCCGGGGGCATCGGCCCCGAGCGAACCCTCCTGCCGGAAGGGGTCGTCGATGACGCAGAGCCTCGTACCGTCGTCGAAAACGGCCTCGACCTGGATCGAGGTGACCACGTCGGGGACCCCGGGCAGCACCTCTTCGGCACTGAGCACGTGGCGGCCCGCCGTGATCGCCTCGGCCAGCCTGCGGCCGTCCCGTGCCGCCTCGCACACCGTGTCGGTGATCAGCGCGGTGGCCTCGGGGACGTTGAGCTTCACGCCGCGCGCGCGGCGGGCGCGGGCCAGTTCCGCAGCCGTGAAGATCAGCAGCCGGTCCCGCTCGGTCGGTGTCAGTCGCATACGGCCTCATCTGTGAAGGGAAGGGTGGGCCGCCCCGGTGTACTGCGGGTGCCGGTCCTGCCGGTCCTGCCGGTCCTGCCGGGTCCCGGCACCGGCGGGGGCTGGGGCCGGTCGTCACACTTCCG is a window from the Streptomyces sp. NBC_01244 genome containing:
- a CDS encoding urease subunit alpha, which codes for MAVHGPRAGDRIRLGDSGLIVRVESDSQKPGDEFLAGFGKTARDGLHLKAAAVRDTCDIVISNALVIDAVLGIRKTSIGIREGRIHAIGRAGNPDTLDGVEVVVGTGTTIVSGEGMIVTAGAVDTHVHLLSPRIMEASLASGVTTIIGQEFGPVWAVGVNSPWALKHAFNAFDAWPVNIGFLARGSSSDPAPLIEALAEGGASGFKVHEDMGAHTRALDTALRVAEEHDVQVALHTDGLNECLSVEDTLRVLDGRTIHAFHIEGCGGGHVPNVLKMAGVENVIGSSTNPTLPFGRDALGEHFGMIVSAHDLKVDLPGDAAMARDRIRAGTMGAEDLLHDLGVIGITSSDAQGMGRAGETVRRTFAMAGKMKAELGPLDGEGSYGTAESGDDNERVLRYMAKLTINPAIAHGLAHEVGSIEVGKLADLVMWWPEYFGAKPQLVLKGGFPAYGVTGDPNASTDRCEPLVLGPQFGAYGATAADISVAFVAEAAVQNGDMMPTRRRRVAVRGTRGIGPKHMLRNSRTGSVDVHPGTGLVSLDGEPLVSEPADSISLGRLYFL
- a CDS encoding urease subunit gamma; the protein is MRLTPTERDRLLIFTAAELARARRARGVKLNVPEATALITDTVCEAARDGRRLAEAITAGRHVLSAEEVLPGVPDVVTSIQVEAVFDDGTRLCVIDDPFRQEGSLGADAPGAGLPGDGEGYGPAAPTVRLAVRNTSSVPISVTSHFHFFESNPRLAFDRAAAYGTRLAVPAGSSVRFDVGATVMVELLPIGGARVAIGFAGLVDGPLDAPGAREAALAKARATGYLTSYQDSATSHKEQAQGQEQA